GACGAGGGCGGTTTCCATGCCGGGAAGATACCAATCCACAACCACTGCGGCAAGACTCATTCGCGCGTCTCACAAACCCTTTGGATTCAAACGACTGTTTGCACGATCCAAATCGGCAACGTAAACGTTTGCGCCGCTGGCGCGCCGATCTTCCGAGGCGAAATGTCGCGCCGATTGGTACGGGGCTGGTACGTCCTGGTATGTCACTGGTACGATCCTCCGGCACCCTCCCGTTTTGCAAAGGCCACTGTCGTGAGCGCCCAACTCCTCCCGATCGAACCCTTCGACCTCGTTATCTTCGGCGGCACCGGCGACCTGGCCGTGCGCAAGCTCCTGCCTGCGATGTACCAGCGTTTCGTGGATGGCCAGATCCAGCCCGGCAGCCGCATTCTCGGCGTCGCCCGTGAAGGCCTGGACGATGCCGGCTACCGCGACCTGGTGCGCGGTTCGGTCGAGCAGGGCGTCACCCATGTCGCCCCCGCCCAGCTCGAGGCGTTCATCGCCATGGTCGGCTACCTCTCGCTGGATGCACGCAAGGAAGAAGGCTGGGACGACTTTTCTGCCCTGATGCAGGTGCAGCCCAACCACATCCGCGTGTTCTACCTGTCGACCGCGCCGGACATCTTCACCGACATCTGCCAGCGCCTCGGCGCCCTGGGCTTCAACGGCGCACGCTCGCGCGTGGTGCTGGAAAAACCCATCGGGCGCGACCTGGAAAGCGCCAACGCCATCAACGATGCCGTGGCCCGCGTCTTCAACGAATCGCAGACCTACCGGATCGACCACTACCTGGGCAAGGAGACGGTGCAGAACCTGCTGGCGCTGCGCTTCGGCAACGCCCTGTTCGAGCCGCTGTGGAACGCCCAGCACATCGACCACGTGCAGATCACCGTCGCCGAGACGGTCGGCGTCGGCCATCGCGCGGGTTATTACGATCGCGCCGGCGCCCTGCGCGACATGGTCCAGAACCACATCCTGCAGTTGGTCTGCATGCTCGCCATGGAGCCGCCGTCGTCGCTGGCGCCGGACGCCGTGCGCGACGAGAAACTCAAGGTGCTGCGTTCGCTGCGCCCCATCGACGCCAGCAACGCCGCCCAGCTGACGGTGCGCGGGCAGTACCGCGCCGGTGCGGCCGAAGGCCAGGGCGTGCGGGGCTACCTCGACGAACTGGGCAGCGACCAGTCGCGCACCGAGACCTTCGTCGCCCTCAAGGCGGAGATCGGCAACTGGCGCTGGGCGGGTGTGCCGTTCTACCTGCGCACCGGCAAGCGCCTGCCCAGCCGGGTCTCGGAGATCGTGGTGACGTTCCGTGCGTTGCCGCACTCCATCTTCGATCCCACCAACGGTGCGCTGTTGCCCAACCGCCTGACGCTGCGCCTGCAGCCGGACGAAGGCGTCAAGCTGTGGCTCACCATCAAACATCCGGGTCCGGGTGGCCTGCGCCTGCGCCACGTGCCGCTCGACATGAGCTTCGCGGCGGCGTTCGGCGTGCAGCAGCCCGACGCCTACGAACGGCTGATCCTCGATGTCGTGCGTGGAAACCCCACCCTGTTCATGCGCCGCGACGAAGTGGAAGCGGCATGGAACTGGGCGGGTCCCATTCTCGACGCCTGGGAAGCCGGCGGTGACACGCCGAAGCCGTATACCGCGGGTACCTGGGGTCCGAGCGCCGCCGTGGCGCTCATCGAACGCGATGGCCGCACCTGGGCCGAGGACGCAGCATGAACGCCACGATCCACAAGCACGATTTCGCCGACAAGCTCACCCTGGCCGACCAACTGGCCCGGGACATCGCCGGCAAGCTGGACACCGCCGTCAAGGCGCGCGGCAAGGCCAGCCTCGCCGTGTCCGGCGGCAGCACGCCGAAGCAGATGTTCGCCGTACTCGCCCAGCAGGAGATCGACTGGTCGAAGGTCACCATCACGCTCGTCGACGAGCGCTGGGTGGATGAGGACAACGAGCGCTCCAACGCCGCTCTGGTCAAGGATCACCTGATCCGGCACGAGGCCCACGTGGCGGCGTTCCTGCCGTTGTTCGACAAGTCGCACGCCGACGACGTGGACGCCGCGCTGGATGCCGTGGGCGAGCGTGTGGATGCACTCGGCAAGCCGTTCGACGTGGTCGTGCTCGGCATGGGTCCGGACGGCCATACGGCCTCGTTCTTCCCCGGTGGCGACCAACTGGCCGAGGCACTCGACCTGAAGGGCACGCAAAGCGTGCTGTCCATGCGTGCCGAGGGCGCGGGTGAACCACGCATCACCCTCAGCCTGCCGCGCCTGCTCGATACGCGAACGCTCTACCTGCACATCGAAGGCGCCGACAAGAAGGACGTGCTGGCCAAGGCCGAGGCCGGTGCGGACCTGCCGATCGCCGCGGTGCTCACGCAGGATCGCGTCCCGGTGGATATCTACTGGGCAGCCTGATCATCGTTAAATCGCCGCGCGATCATCGCGCGGCACCTCGCCGCTCCGGACACATGCCATGACCATCCATCCCATCGTCGCCGAGGTGACGCAGCGCATCGTCGAGCGCAGCCGTGTAGCGCGCGCCGCCTACCTGGCCAGGATCGACGCCGCGCGCGGCAAGGGCGCGAAGCGCCACCACCTGTCCTGCGGCAACCTTGCCCACGGCTTCGCCGCCTGCGGCGAGAACGACAAGGACGCGTTGCGCAACGGCCACGCCTCCAATATCGCGATCGTCACCTCGTACAACGACATGCTCTCGGCCCACCAGCCCTATGAGCGCTACCCCGAACTGATCCGGCAGGCCGCGCGCACGCTGGGCGCCACGGCACAGGTGGCCGGTGGCGTGCCGGCCATGTGCGACGGCGTGACCCAGGGCCGTCCGGGCATGGAGCTGTCGCTGTTCTCGCGTGACCTGATTGCCATGGCCACCGCGGTGTCGCTGTCGCACGACATGTACGAAGGCGCCTTGTACCTGGGCATCTGCGACAAGATCGTGCCGGGCATGCTGATCGGCGCGCTGAGTTTCGGTCACCTGGCCAGCGCGTTCGTGCCGTCGGGTCCGATGCCGTCGGGTATTCCCAACGAAGAAAAATCCAAGGTCCGCCAGGCGTTCGCCGCCGGCAAGGCCACGCGTGCCGAGCTGCTCGATGCCGAGGCCCGCTCGTACCACGGCTCGGGCACGTGCACCTTCTACGGCACCGCCAACTCCAACCAGATGCTGATGGAGATCATGGGCCTGCACCTGCCGGGCGCCAGCTTCGAGGCACCGGATACCCCGCTGCGCGACGCGCTGACCCGCGCCACGGTGGCGCGCGTGCTGGCGATCGACACCCTGGGCGACGACTATCGCCCCATCGGCCGCATCGTCGACGAGCGCGCCGTGGTCAACGGTGTCATCGGCCTGCACGCCACGGGCGGTTCGACCAACCACCTGCTCCACCTCGTGGCCATCGCGCGCGCGGCCGGCGTGGAACTGCGCTGGGACGACTTCGACGCGTTGTCCGCCGTGGTGCCCCTGCTGGCGCGCGTGTACCCGAACGGCTACGCCGACGTGAACCACTTCCACGATGCCGGCGGCATGGCCTTCCTCATGGACCAGTTGCTCGACGCCGGTCTGCTGCATGGCGACGTCAACACGATCATGGGTCAGGGCCTGGACGCCTACCGCCAGGTGCCGGTGCTGGAAAGCGACACGCTGACCTGGAAGCCGGTGTCGAAGGAAAGCGGCAACCGTGGCGTGCTCCGCACGATGGCGGAGCCGTTCCGTCACGACGGCGGTCTGCGCATGCTCAAGGGCAACGTCGGCCGCGGTGTCATCAAGGTGTCGTCGGTGCCGGACGATCGCATGGTGATCGAGGCGCCGGCCATCGTGTTCGACGAACAGGACGACGTCAAAGCCGCGTTCGACCGCGGTGAGCTGGATCGCGATTTCATCGCCGTGGTGCGCTTCCAGGGTCCGCGGGCCCGGGGCATGCCCGAGTTGCACAAGCTGACACCGACGCTCAGCCTGCTGCAGGATCGCGGCCACCGTGTTGCCCTGCTGACCGACGGCCGCATGTCCGGAGCCTCGGGTCGCGTGCCCGCGGCCATCCACGTCACGCCCGAGGCGGAAGCCGGTGGCCCCATCGCGCGCATCCGCACGGGCGACCTGGTGCGACTGGATGCCTTGGCCGGCAGCATCGAGGTGCTGGTGCCCGCGGACGAGTGGGAACGCCGCGTCCCCGAACAGATCGACCTGGCGGTGCACCACACCGGCATGGGTCGCGAACTTTTCGCCATGTTCCGTCAGTCCGCCGTCACGGCCGACCTCGGTGCCGGCGTCTTCTGATTCAACGGAGCAGTACCTGATGAGCAACGAAGCGAAGCAACAGAGTGTCGAATCCGCGTTGCGCCTGGCACCCGTGGTGCCGGTGGTCATCATCGAGGACGCCTCAAAGGCCGTCGGCATGGCGCGCGCGCTGGTGGCCGGCGGGGTTCCCGCCATCGAAGTCACCCTGCGCACGCCGGCGGCGCTGGACGCCGTGCGGGCGATCGCCGCGGAAGTGGAAGGCGCCTTCGTCGGCGTGGGTACCGTGCTGACCGCGCGTGATCTCGAGAACGCGTTCAAGGCCGGCGCGAAGTTTGCCGTGTCGCCCGGCAGTTCGCCCCGCCTGCTCGATGCCGCCGACGACCACGAGCTGCCGCTGCTGCCTGGTGCGGCTACGTCCAGCGAAGCCATGGCCCTGCTGGAGCGCGGGTATCGCTTCCAGAAGTTCTTTCCCGCCGTACCGGCCGGCGGCCCGAAGTTGATCGGCGCCTGGGCCAGCCCTCTGCCGCAGATCCATTTCTGTCCTACTGGCGGTATCAGCTTGGCCAACGCGCCGGACTTCCTCTCGCTGCCCAATGTCGTGTGCGTGGGTGGCTCGTGGCTCACGCCCGCCAAGCTTCTCGCGACGTCCGATTGGGCGGCCATCGAAGCCCTGGCGCGCGAGGCGGCGCAGTTGGTTCACGCCCCCAAGCGCTGAGGTTCCCGGTAGTGCGGTAGGAGCGCACGCACGTGCGCGACATGTGTTGAGGCCGTGCCTTCAGGCTGGCGCGTGAACCCGATGGATCGACGCGAAAACATGTCGCGCACATGCGTGCGCTTCTACGCCGAGCCCGCCCGCCCGCTACGACGGTTGTAGAAGCCCACGATGTGGGCGATCCACGCGTACCGTATCGTGCGGCGATCAGCCCGCCATCACCGCAATCGCCCCCAGCGCCACCACCAATCCGCCCCAGTTGATCCACGACAGCTTCTCGCGAAACGCCAGCGCACCTACCAGCGCGCCGAGCACCATCACGCCCACGTTCATCGCCGCAAACACCCGCGACGGATCGTTCGGCAAGGCGATGTGCGCGCGCACATAGAACAGGATGTTGGCGAAGTTAGCCGCGCCCAGCACGACGCCGAAACCGATGCTCCGCCACGACAAGACCGCCGCGCCGGCGATGGCGCGGCCGACGACGACCAGCCAACAAAGCACCATGGCGATCAGGAACGACACAAGCAACGCACTGGCGAACGGCGCACCGGCCTTGGCCAGCAGCTTGAAACACAGGTCGATCACGCCGAAGCCGGTGAACACCGCCAGGGGTGCAAGCCAACCCGCGCGAGCCGTAGTGCCGTCCGCTTT
This DNA window, taken from Luteibacter sp. 9135, encodes the following:
- the edd gene encoding phosphogluconate dehydratase, with amino-acid sequence MTIHPIVAEVTQRIVERSRVARAAYLARIDAARGKGAKRHHLSCGNLAHGFAACGENDKDALRNGHASNIAIVTSYNDMLSAHQPYERYPELIRQAARTLGATAQVAGGVPAMCDGVTQGRPGMELSLFSRDLIAMATAVSLSHDMYEGALYLGICDKIVPGMLIGALSFGHLASAFVPSGPMPSGIPNEEKSKVRQAFAAGKATRAELLDAEARSYHGSGTCTFYGTANSNQMLMEIMGLHLPGASFEAPDTPLRDALTRATVARVLAIDTLGDDYRPIGRIVDERAVVNGVIGLHATGGSTNHLLHLVAIARAAGVELRWDDFDALSAVVPLLARVYPNGYADVNHFHDAGGMAFLMDQLLDAGLLHGDVNTIMGQGLDAYRQVPVLESDTLTWKPVSKESGNRGVLRTMAEPFRHDGGLRMLKGNVGRGVIKVSSVPDDRMVIEAPAIVFDEQDDVKAAFDRGELDRDFIAVVRFQGPRARGMPELHKLTPTLSLLQDRGHRVALLTDGRMSGASGRVPAAIHVTPEAEAGGPIARIRTGDLVRLDALAGSIEVLVPADEWERRVPEQIDLAVHHTGMGRELFAMFRQSAVTADLGAGVF
- the zwf gene encoding glucose-6-phosphate dehydrogenase, translated to MSAQLLPIEPFDLVIFGGTGDLAVRKLLPAMYQRFVDGQIQPGSRILGVAREGLDDAGYRDLVRGSVEQGVTHVAPAQLEAFIAMVGYLSLDARKEEGWDDFSALMQVQPNHIRVFYLSTAPDIFTDICQRLGALGFNGARSRVVLEKPIGRDLESANAINDAVARVFNESQTYRIDHYLGKETVQNLLALRFGNALFEPLWNAQHIDHVQITVAETVGVGHRAGYYDRAGALRDMVQNHILQLVCMLAMEPPSSLAPDAVRDEKLKVLRSLRPIDASNAAQLTVRGQYRAGAAEGQGVRGYLDELGSDQSRTETFVALKAEIGNWRWAGVPFYLRTGKRLPSRVSEIVVTFRALPHSIFDPTNGALLPNRLTLRLQPDEGVKLWLTIKHPGPGGLRLRHVPLDMSFAAAFGVQQPDAYERLILDVVRGNPTLFMRRDEVEAAWNWAGPILDAWEAGGDTPKPYTAGTWGPSAAVALIERDGRTWAEDAA
- the pgl gene encoding 6-phosphogluconolactonase is translated as MNATIHKHDFADKLTLADQLARDIAGKLDTAVKARGKASLAVSGGSTPKQMFAVLAQQEIDWSKVTITLVDERWVDEDNERSNAALVKDHLIRHEAHVAAFLPLFDKSHADDVDAALDAVGERVDALGKPFDVVVLGMGPDGHTASFFPGGDQLAEALDLKGTQSVLSMRAEGAGEPRITLSLPRLLDTRTLYLHIEGADKKDVLAKAEAGADLPIAAVLTQDRVPVDIYWAA
- a CDS encoding EamA family transporter; this translates as MVYVVLAIAFSVAVSILLKLARRGQVDMVQAVATNYVVAAALAWLLLDARPDAAIAAPATYAPLLLLGVFLPAIFLMLARSVRAAGIVRTDVAQRLSLVIPLIAAFALLGEPATTRKLAGIALALVAVVCVIWRRDRGGFEHGSMGGKADGTTARAGWLAPLAVFTGFGVIDLCFKLLAKAGAPFASALLVSFLIAMVLCWLVVVGRAIAGAAVLSWRSIGFGVVLGAANFANILFYVRAHIALPNDPSRVFAAMNVGVMVLGALVGALAFREKLSWINWGGLVVALGAIAVMAG
- the eda gene encoding bifunctional 4-hydroxy-2-oxoglutarate aldolase/2-dehydro-3-deoxy-phosphogluconate aldolase, whose translation is MSNEAKQQSVESALRLAPVVPVVIIEDASKAVGMARALVAGGVPAIEVTLRTPAALDAVRAIAAEVEGAFVGVGTVLTARDLENAFKAGAKFAVSPGSSPRLLDAADDHELPLLPGAATSSEAMALLERGYRFQKFFPAVPAGGPKLIGAWASPLPQIHFCPTGGISLANAPDFLSLPNVVCVGGSWLTPAKLLATSDWAAIEALAREAAQLVHAPKR